Below is a window of Camelina sativa cultivar DH55 chromosome 11, Cs, whole genome shotgun sequence DNA.
GATATGTTCAGAGATCTTGTTGCTACTCGATTGATCAAATAGGTTGCATGTCTCACTGCTTCTCCCCATAAGTAATTCGGCAAGCTTATGTGCTTCAGAATGCTCCTAGTCATCTCTAGAATCGTACGATTACGTCTCTCAACTACTCCATTTTGCTGAGGAGAATAAGGTGCAGTCAATTACCTTTTGATGTCGTGTAGATCGCAATATTCTTGGAACTCAAGTGACACAAATTCACCACCTCTATCTGTTCAGAAGGTTTTGATCAAAGCCTTCGTTTCTTGTTCCGCAAGCGATttgaatttcttaattttttcaaatgcctcactcttctctttcaacaaaatcgtccacatatatcttgaaTAATCATCAATGAGCACAAACACATACCTCTTGTGAGCTAGTGTAGCAGGTGTAATGGGTCCGCAAAGATCTCCATGAACTAACTCAAGAACTTGTGTGGCTTGGTATACGGTTGCTTGAGGAAAAggtcttcttgtttgtttgccAAGGAGGCATGACACACATGTTTCTTTCTCAATTGTGATACTTGGTATACCAGCCACAACCTCTTTatcaatcatcatcttcatcgtatCCGTGTCCCAAACGTGCATGCCATCTAGTTGATTCTATCAATATTGTTAATTGTAGACACTTGATAGTTTTGACTTCCAATATGAACTTATACAACCGATTTCTTGACCTTGTCATTTTTATCTACTCTTGACCCATTCGATCATAAAGCATAAGTAATTCTTCCTTCATTCGTACTTCACACCCTGCCGGTAGCCTGACCAAGGCTCACAATATTGCTCTTTAATCTCAGTATGTAGTAGACATTGTAAAGAACTTTTACAATTTTCTTCTTCCCAACTTGGAACACAAAGCGTATGGaccattttttcttctatacCAATCTGAGaatcatctccaaatcataCCTTTCCTGTAATAGTCTCATCAAGTTCATAGAAAAACGATTGATTTCCACTCATATGATTGCTCACCCCATTATCGAGATACCACACGTTAGGTGCATCACAATCTGCTTCAAAGTTGCTTGGTTTTACCTTCTTCTCGTTGAGATACACCACCTGGTGCATCATCAGTCCTTCAACTTCTtgcgtctcttcttctttcttctcaagttTCTCTTGAAGTTTAAGCAATCTGTCAGGACAGTCAGATGCATAGTGACCAAGCTTGTCACACCGATAACACGTTATCATAGAGGTATCTTTGTCTTGGCCTCGTACTTGGTAACCTCTAGAGCGCCCGCGACCTCTACCTCTCCACGCATAACGACCACCTCggcctcttcctctgtttcctccaTAACTTCTGTGAAAGGTGGATTGTGTATTGGTATTAGCGTACATCAGTTTGTTCTGCTCTTCATGttgttcttcgtcttcttccccTATTCTTTCTTCATATGTTTTCAGCCTTCCAACAATATCCTCAAAAGTAGTTTTCATCAGGTCAAGAACTTGTTTAAGGGCCACAAGGATATGTATGTATTTCTTTCTTGGTAGACTTTTCAGGAACTTCTTAACAAGCTTTGTTTCTTCAATGGTCTCTCCAAGAGATGCTGACTTTGATGAAATTGCTGATAGACTTCTTGCAAAGGCATCGATTGTATCAGTTTCTTTCATCTTAAGTCGATCGAACTCTGCCATCAGAGTTTGCAATTGAGCCTCCTTTACTCTCTCGGCTCCAACATGTCTCGCTTTTATTGCATCCCAAACTGCTTTTACTGTGTCAAGATCTCCGATTTGAAGGGTTAAGTATTCTGGTATTGATTGCAACAACAGAGCTATGGCCATGTCGTTCTTGTCGACGTTCTTCACTTTGTCTTCTATAGTTTCCCAAACCTTATTCACCTTAAGAGTAATTCTCATACGTATAGCCCAGACGGTGTAATTGGAAGAATTCAGGATCGGACATTTAATCGAAGAAGGTCTGCCTTCTTTGGATTGAAACTCAACAACTTCAAGCTTTAGTTCGGTCATCGTGAATGAACAAAGCTCTGATATCAAATATAGATTAAGTACACAAAATAAGAATAACTATCTTCTCTTTATtggttaagaaaatattatataaaacccTTAGAATCCTTTTCCAAAACAATTAggaaatataacatattttagataactcctaaaacttatatatgtatattttggaTAACTTCCAAATATACTTACCTTGGCTTTAAGCTAGTTCAAGCTTAttccaacaatttttaaattttgaattaaaaatagatttattaAACTAGAATTATATACCAAAAGCTTTTCTAAACctaaatttagttaattttggtttaggcTTCAGATAAAAAACGAAAGGTAAATAAATATCAATGGAACATCCACTAATCGGACTAGCAGTTAAGCCAAACCAGACCGGTATATCCCAAGCTTGACCTTGTCATCTCATAAGCCAAGAAGCAAGCAGCATTAGCAGGAACTCTCAACCACTATAACTATTTATCGTCTTACATTTTTATAATNAATGGAACATCCACCAATCGGACTATCAGTTAAGCCAAACCAAACCGGTATATCCCAAGCTTGACCTTGTCATCTCATAAGCCAAGAAGCAAGCAGCATTAGCAGGAACTCTCAACCACTATAACTATTTATCGtcttacatttttataattattgatgTAATTATTTTCCActataaaaacccaaaaaaataatatcaccAGTTAGAGAAACAATAATCACAAGTCTTATGGAGACGATTGAGCAACAAAGACATTCACTCTCTTCTTTGCCTATGCTCTCTAGGCTTGAACACTTAGATTTCGTTGTAAACTGTTCTTTTACCTTTGGTTTTTCAAGTTAAGAAAAAGAGTTTACTAGTTTGATGATTTACTCAAgtgtttgttttcgtttttttttttttttgggttatgtaGATAAAGAATCTAGAGAGACAACAAAACCTTTCGAAATGGAAAGATGAAAGGGCGTCTACCACACGTGGATTAATCGATAGAGGCACGGCGATTAGAGAAGCGAATTTCAAAGGATCGTTACTAGATCGAATCGCAGCTTTGGAGACCAGACTTTTTCAGGTATGGTTTTGATCATTAATTACTGATTTTTCCTAGCCAAAGTTTCTCTTGAAGTGAGTGTAATTGTTGTTTGAAGGGTTTTTGTATATGCTAATGTTTAAAAGGGTTTTCATTTTGTACAATGTTTTAAAGATATGTTTGGAGTTGGAATCGAGCAGTGCATCTTCTACCTCAACTGGAGGGTCCGGTGAAACATCAAGCCAAAGGATTAAGAAGGATTTGACAAAGACATTACCTATTTTCAGTAGCAACGTTAATCCTTTTCATGTTCCCTTACAACATCCACAAGACCCTCGGGTATAGatatatttgttgttgtgtattTCTAGACAAGATAGTTATAATATTTCAGTTACAtattacagaaaaaaacaatcaaatattattagaTCTTCTTGACTAAGCAATTAAGGAGCGAAAATAGGTCATCTATCTAGGATCTAATATCGGtaattagaaggaaaaaaaactaatgtaaTTAGTTTAAGTATATAACAAaccatatttttcattttcttgttatattttgtaagagactgatttttttttttttttgctattatgTGCTTCTTCTTGTATTGATAtaggcttaaaaaaaaaacttagttagTTAATTACTTCCGTAGTTGTGATTAAATGTTGTATTGTGATATGAAGGACATGGaggagaagattgaagaagagaaagatgaagagataaATCTAGAGAAGCCATTactcgagaagaagaagattaagaagaatGATGCTAATGAAACTTGCaacccaaagaagaagaagaagaagacaaattctCCCAAGAAGTGGTGTCGTTTTAGCTTGTTGGGCTGCTAATTTTATGTTATCGCAAAATTTCCTAGACTATGCTTTATTTCGTATTTGTTTTAGATCTAAGTTTTTCTTTACCCATCAAACTTTAGGATTAATATCTATCTTTTCTTTAAACATCTTTATCACCAGATATGCTCTGGTTTTTACATGATCATAGCAAACAAATGgatttataaatattgttaGCAAGTAACATAACCTATGTTTAAGACTATATGGTTGAAAGAGAAAGACCAAATACATGCTCTAATGTAGCCCAAATTGTACTACATCatgattaaaaagaaattgttaTCATATTAACTTTTAGGATGTACTATAAAGCAACTACCctccaaaaaatacaaaatgtgTGGATGTAGATATGTGTATAACTGTATATTCCACtactttcatttttctttttttcgcaTGCATATTCCTTTAAAACTTGGTAAGTGGATtcttaaagaatatatttgtaaaaaattctTTCAGCCagattttagaattaaaaaattcGCAATGATCAGAATCAATATTATTCCACCAAATGgactttttttatatacttttataatCTCCATAATGCTAAAAGAATATATAGCAATCTAATgaatatgtattattttctgACTTCAACTttagaaaaaggtaaaaatgttataattaaaTCATGACAGTTTGAGTCCGCTCCATTTCTTTGTCTACCCAGACAATACTATTCTccttttcatttaaattttccGAAAATTTAATTTAGGGTAATGCTACAATTTCTGGTTGTGTTATATGTCAAAAGATTAATGTAGTTTTTGATATCTAtaatatatgtcttaaaaaTCTCTGTCTAGCACCGATTACACCTCGTAAAATCGCTAGGTCTATCATCTCCGtttcgattaatgactaatcttTCCTACCATCGATTATCTAATTATGTcagtttaatttgattataacccgTCTAATCTAATTATTTCCTGTTTAATTTTgtataccgattatttttggagctaaatataaatcaaatatatatatatatatatttgttatttagacattcagattaagattttgtgatgttttacaataactataatcataatattttcatttcaaaattatatttttatgtatttaccgtaattttaaaaacaatattatagttttatatttaatttgatgtttattcttttaacataaatagaattatacatatatttagtactatatatttttattttagtattaatttaataaaataaccctaaaactaatcTCCGATTAATCCTtgtttaatctccgattttttCGTTAAGCGTTATGCCCACCCCGACCACCCCCGACTAGCGTCTACCTATTTCTAAAATAGGATCTACAACTAACTAACTCTTAATAGtatcaatattaaatttttaaaaatattaagtactATATactatagaagaagaagaaaaagtaaataaaccATGATTCCCATAAATCTCTTTTAAACATGTAAAAGTCAACTctcattaaattaaaagaaaataatatataattttctatttagaATATCCGTACAATTTTAAATGGTTATTTTATTCGGTCACTatttaccaaaagaaaattccaagtttttcttttaaagaaaaataaataatctgaAATCAGAGATAAGAGTATTATAAAAAGCTATAGTGAATCAATGAGAATAACATTCaagttaaaatgtaatttaaaagAAGGTAAAAACTAGTATTAATCATCGCCGTAAAGAAAAGGGTGTAATACTAATCATCAAATTCGATATAAGTGTATTTGTATATGtgcacgtatatatatatatatagttatatacatgtagacattaaaattaaatgtctCGAatacgccaaaaaaaaaaacagctgcACACGGCTCTTTTATGGTTATAAATTGTACCTACCGTATCTCTTTCGATTCTACCTCTTTATAATAGCTTTACGAACAAAGGCTAATGTAATGGTTAACCTTTAAATGCATTTCGAATAATTTTAATGATTCTATTTTTGAGCGcatataatcaaattttcaacGACCCCTACATAATaatgttatataaaataatgttatttgcATTCCAATACCCCCAaacaaatagtttttaaatgatatttatCATACTGATAATTGATATGAGACAGTAAGAATTtttattgttgacaaaaaaaaaaaagtaagaatttatattaaaataatatatattaaaaaatttacacgctacaaacatattttaaaaattagcatctgatatatataattgactcatatatattagttttaaaaattatacgatttatacattttataattgaataGTACTATTTCGGAATCTATAAAGAAATTGTAAAAGCTGGGTTAATAATATTTGATGTAAGAGGTTCaacaaaaatagtaataatcaACTAAAAGTAGAAAGATTCAGTGCCTAATGACATTTTATGTGGTagtcattaataaaataaaaaaactctattATTAAATTCCACATCTACccttctctttgcttcttcttcctccttccattaaaaactctctttcaaacaaaaactcaaaaacaacatcaatgGCGAATTCAGAGCcttactcctcctcctcctctgcaccaccaccaccaccagtagtagtagtatctaacgaagaagaagacaacaacaacaacaaggagaGAATCTCAACTCACCATCACCAGACCATGCCTTCCGAGTTAACTCAAGACGAGTTCGCCGTACTCTCCCACTCAATCGACGAGTTCCACACGTACCAGCTCGGCCGAGGTCGCTGCTCCTCCCTCTTAGCTCAGCGGATCAACGCGCCTCCGGAAACAGTCTGGTCCGTGGTGAGAAGGTTCGACCGGCCCCAGATTTACAAACACTTCATCAAAAGCTGCCACGTAGACGAAGGTTTCGAGATGCGAGTGGGATCCACGCGCGACGTGAACGTGATCAGCGGTCTACCGGCGAACACGTCGAGGGAGAGGTTAGATCTGCTGGACGATGATCGGAGGGTGACTGGGTTTAGTATCACCGGAGGTGAGCATAGGCTGAGGAACTACAAATCGGTGACGACGGTTCATAGattcgagaaagagagagaacggATCTGGACCGTTGTTTTGGAATCGTACGTCGTGGATGTGCCGGAAGGTAACTCGGAGGAAGACACACGTTTGTTTGCTGATACGGTGATTAGATTGAATCTTCAGAAACTTGCTTCCATTACTGAAGCTATGAAtcgtaacaacaacaacaacaactcctcCGGTGACGgaacaaactcttcttcttcttcttcatttcaggtgaggtgatgatgagatttgggggggaacaaaacaaaacaaattgggggatttttaattttatcatcgTTTTTGTTTGCGGTGAATTgtaatttgattattgtttttatgtttttttttgttttaaaacaacaTCAAGTGAAGTCTCTCCTGGATTATTGGAAATTGAAATGTTCGATATATAAGTTACTAATTCTATAATGAAACTAGGAAGGGTGCCTTACTAATTATAGTAGTTCGTTAGGTTCTAAATTAACAagatgtgttttatttatataaaaaaatgtaacaaggTAAAATTACGTAAGTTTGTCTTTTTAagttaggtttttctttttctttttcttttttggttatattcggtttattttattttatagattaggTTAGGTTAAAACTCCATACCAATATTATTAAGGGTCCATCTGCTTGGATCTCTCATAGTCATAGTACTGTATCTTCTGATAATGTTTTGATAAcgtaatttttttcaattggtTCACCATCATTGGCTTGtagtaaataagtttttatataaaaaaagatataaactGAATATCCGTAAAAACAGCAATAATAAGAGTCAATATTGGTAAATGGTAATAATATAGAACggtataaattttgtaatagaTAGAAAAAAAGGTAAAGGATATTAGATTATGAGTAACGTTCCCAATATCGTTTTTGTGATTGATCAGTTTTTAAGCGGTATATTCCATATCACAAGGATACAAGAGTTACTAATCAaagtcaaaatataaaatgagaaaattatTTCGTGACAAAAATCATCTGCTCCGTAGGttcattttattctttttaattctacagctcttttattttgtttttccatttttttttgttatgtacaGTAGTAGGCAAAAAAAGTAGTATTTTCATATTGTGTGCTAAATATCGCTCTCAAAAAAGGCTTTGACAGACGAAAAAGCCCATCACTGATACTACAAATTGGACTCTTTTATTTTCCAGTTTCTATTTTAAGGGAAAGGGAGCTTAAACATTTTGAAAAAGACTAGTAAGCCTAATAGTGTAATTTATgttgtatatctttttttttttgacaatcaattTATGTTGTATATcttttgatatggttttttatgattttattactgTGACAATGATAGTCAGATAGTGTATATCATATATCAATCAAAATCTATAACTGGattcacttttttgttttctactcaTCTGTTCgttctttgtattttctttccCGGGATTATTAGAGAATCTAAAGTGGGACGATCCTACAACCATCATGAGACAACAACACTTCAAAGACTTTGGTTGCAAAAAAATCTATTTCAAATATGGTTGGACGACGAGAAATTATGGGATTTGGAGCCACTCCTTTTTTAGTTTCTGCAAATTGTGGGAGCCACGTTCCATTTTGTAGTACACTAGTAGTCGAGtactacttcttttttttttttttaacaagtgttttgttttgggaaaCTTATGCTTATTTATTAGTTTTCCTAATTTGGTTATggcatgaaattttattttagtacttaattaactaaatattttataattatctgTATCAATCATCATTTAGTGTACACACAAATTTTTTACAGTAACAGCATGTTACAGTagttaattaactaaatattttataattatctgTATTAATCATCATTTAGTGTACACACAAAAATTTTACAGTAACAGCATGTTACATGTACATAAATTATTCGATGTAATTCATCAACTAGtcacaaaataaatatagagtGTGTGATATTGTCATtgtttttacacaaaaaaaatatttgttttcaagaaacattttttaaataaaaggcACAAAATATACATTGATAAATATTAGGTTTTTtctataaagtttttaattgtTGTATTTAGTAATTGAAGCAACAGTAAAGGAACTGAAGATGCTTCTAGTTTTATTCCATTAGGGAAAGGGACAAATCTAGTGGGTACTACAAGTTGCCAACTtggttaacaacaacaacaacaaaaagtcagaaagttaaatttgggtttt
It encodes the following:
- the LOC104724693 gene encoding uncharacterized protein LOC104724693 isoform X4; this encodes METIEQQRHSLSSLPMLSRLEHLDFVIKNLERQQNLSKWKDERASTTRGLIDRGTAIREANFKGSLLDRIAALETRLFQICLELESSSASSTSTGGSGETSSQRIKKDLTKTLPIFSSNVNPFHVPLQHPQDPRDMEEKIEEEKDEEINLEKPLLEKKKIKKNDANETCNPKKKKKKTNSPKKWCRFSLLGC
- the LOC104724693 gene encoding uncharacterized protein LOC104724693 isoform X1; its protein translation is MVARMKSHSSLSYLLLMSVFTALKHISFASEFFRDKEESLKEENMRDSNEEEPYMILRENHYCRRFEYIIGVSCSGELRSLENLSFTKIKNLERQQNLSKWKDERASTTRGLIDRGTAIREANFKGSLLDRIAALETRLFQICLELESSSASSTSTGGSGETSSQRIKKDLTKTLPIFSSNVNPFHVPLQHPQDPRDMEEKIEEEKDEEINLEKPLLEKKKIKKNDANETCNPKKKKKKTNSPKKWCRFSLLGC
- the LOC104724693 gene encoding uncharacterized protein LOC104724693 isoform X2 encodes the protein MVARMKSHSSLSYLLLMSVFTALKHISFASEFFRDKEESLKEENMRDSNEEEPYMILRENHYCRRFEYIIGIKNLERQQNLSKWKDERASTTRGLIDRGTAIREANFKGSLLDRIAALETRLFQICLELESSSASSTSTGGSGETSSQRIKKDLTKTLPIFSSNVNPFHVPLQHPQDPRDMEEKIEEEKDEEINLEKPLLEKKKIKKNDANETCNPKKKKKKTNSPKKWCRFSLLGC
- the LOC104724693 gene encoding uncharacterized protein LOC104724693 isoform X3, whose product is MRDSNEEEPYMILRENHYCRRFEYIIGVSCSGELRSLENLSFTKIKNLERQQNLSKWKDERASTTRGLIDRGTAIREANFKGSLLDRIAALETRLFQICLELESSSASSTSTGGSGETSSQRIKKDLTKTLPIFSSNVNPFHVPLQHPQDPRDMEEKIEEEKDEEINLEKPLLEKKKIKKNDANETCNPKKKKKKTNSPKKWCRFSLLGC
- the LOC104724694 gene encoding abscisic acid receptor PYL1-like; protein product: MANSEPYSSSSSAPPPPPVVVVSNEEEDNNNNKERISTHHHQTMPSELTQDEFAVLSHSIDEFHTYQLGRGRCSSLLAQRINAPPETVWSVVRRFDRPQIYKHFIKSCHVDEGFEMRVGSTRDVNVISGLPANTSRERLDLLDDDRRVTGFSITGGEHRLRNYKSVTTVHRFEKERERIWTVVLESYVVDVPEGNSEEDTRLFADTVIRLNLQKLASITEAMNRNNNNNNSSGDGTNSSSSSSFQRI